The proteins below are encoded in one region of Thermodesulfobacteriota bacterium:
- a CDS encoding phosphomannomutase gives STPEIRVDCPDEIKFRVVKAVAEAVAPKAREVIDVDGIRALFDGGWGLVRASNTQPVIVLRFEGRDEETVRRIREMMETAVSEARTGSGR, from the coding sequence GTCCACTCCCGAGATCCGGGTCGACTGCCCCGACGAGATCAAGTTCCGCGTCGTGAAGGCGGTGGCGGAGGCCGTCGCCCCCAAGGCGCGCGAGGTCATCGACGTCGACGGGATCCGGGCGCTGTTCGACGGAGGATGGGGGCTGGTCCGCGCCTCGAACACACAGCCGGTGATCGTGCTCCGCTTCGAGGGGCGGGACGAGGAGACCGTCCGCCGGATCCGCGAAATGATGGAAACGGCCGTGTCGGAAGCCCGCACCGGGTCCGGGAGGTGA